The proteins below come from a single Prosthecobacter sp. SYSU 5D2 genomic window:
- a CDS encoding arylsulfatase: MRPLLLLTFLFICAAVHAAEKPNIILIMGDDMGYSDIGCYGSEINTPNLDALAQGGVRFSQFYNTARCCPTRASLLTGLYPHQAGIGHMMDDKGLDGYRGELSRDSVTIAEALKPAGYRTYMAGKWHVTQKVHPQGAQDKTNWPLQRGFDRFYGTIHGAGSFYDPNSLTRDNELISAYADAEYQPKEYYYTDAIADNASRFVADHAKDHQDKPFFMYVAMTAAHWPMHAKPADIAKYKGKYDAGYDAIRAARVEKMKKLGLLPDNWQVAAQKGGAWSEVENREFEIRCMEVYAAMVDSMDQAIGRLVAELKEQGQYDNTLILFFQDNGGCAEPMGRKGPFIPRADKPTRPAMAATDLQPDMIPKQTRDGYPMRQGYGVLPGPADTYIGYGEAWANVSNTPFREYKHWVHEGGISTPLVAHWPKGIPTARHNMLESQPSHLIDLMATCLDLAGATYPAEHAGQKITPMEGVSLKPALAGQGMGRKEPIFFEHEGNRAVRDGQWKLVAKGAQGAWELYDMTADRTEQNDLAASQPERVKSMSAQWQTWAKRAQVIPWIWGLPHGDPLPNKQGKKGKNAKKKN, encoded by the coding sequence ATGCGACCGTTATTGCTGCTTACCTTCCTTTTTATCTGTGCTGCCGTCCACGCCGCGGAGAAGCCGAACATCATTCTCATCATGGGGGATGACATGGGCTATTCGGACATCGGCTGCTACGGCAGCGAGATCAATACGCCCAACCTGGATGCCCTGGCCCAGGGAGGCGTACGCTTCTCCCAGTTTTATAACACGGCCCGATGCTGTCCCACGCGGGCGTCTTTGCTCACGGGTCTGTATCCGCATCAGGCCGGCATCGGTCACATGATGGATGATAAGGGGCTGGACGGATACCGGGGAGAGCTGAGCCGGGATTCCGTGACGATTGCCGAGGCTCTGAAACCTGCCGGCTATCGCACCTACATGGCCGGAAAATGGCACGTGACCCAAAAAGTCCATCCCCAAGGGGCGCAGGACAAAACCAACTGGCCTTTGCAGCGCGGCTTCGACCGGTTCTATGGCACCATTCACGGCGCAGGGAGTTTTTATGATCCGAACAGCCTGACCCGCGACAATGAGCTCATCTCCGCCTATGCCGATGCGGAGTATCAGCCAAAGGAGTATTATTATACTGATGCCATCGCGGACAATGCTTCGCGCTTTGTGGCTGACCACGCCAAGGACCATCAGGACAAGCCTTTCTTTATGTACGTGGCTATGACTGCCGCCCACTGGCCCATGCACGCCAAGCCTGCGGACATTGCCAAATACAAAGGCAAGTATGATGCCGGTTATGATGCCATCCGCGCTGCCCGTGTGGAGAAGATGAAGAAGCTGGGCCTGCTGCCGGACAACTGGCAGGTGGCGGCCCAGAAAGGCGGTGCCTGGAGCGAGGTGGAAAACCGGGAGTTCGAGATCCGCTGCATGGAAGTGTATGCCGCGATGGTGGATTCCATGGACCAGGCCATCGGGCGACTGGTGGCCGAACTGAAAGAGCAGGGGCAATACGACAACACGCTCATCCTTTTCTTCCAAGACAATGGCGGCTGTGCGGAGCCGATGGGTCGCAAAGGCCCTTTTATCCCTCGCGCTGACAAACCCACCCGGCCGGCCATGGCGGCCACGGACCTGCAGCCGGACATGATTCCCAAACAGACCCGCGATGGCTACCCCATGCGCCAGGGTTACGGTGTGCTTCCCGGACCAGCGGACACCTACATCGGCTATGGCGAAGCCTGGGCCAACGTGAGCAACACCCCCTTCCGCGAATACAAACACTGGGTGCATGAAGGCGGCATCAGCACACCGCTGGTGGCCCATTGGCCGAAAGGCATCCCGACGGCGCGCCATAACATGCTGGAATCGCAGCCCTCCCATTTGATTGATCTCATGGCCACCTGCTTGGACCTGGCCGGAGCCACCTATCCGGCTGAGCACGCCGGGCAGAAGATCACACCCATGGAAGGTGTGAGCCTGAAGCCTGCCCTGGCAGGGCAGGGGATGGGCCGCAAAGAACCCATCTTCTTTGAGCATGAAGGCAACCGCGCGGTGCGTGACGGCCAGTGGAAGCTGGTGGCCAAAGGCGCACAGGGAGCCTGGGAACTTTACGACATGACCGCCGACCGCACGGAGCAGAACGACCTCGCCGCCAGCCAGCCTGAGCGCGTCAAATCCATGTCCGCCCAGTGGCAAACCTGGGCCAAACGTGCCCAGGTTATCCCCTGGATCTGGGGCCTGCCGCATGGCGATCCGCTGCCCAATAAACAGGGTAAAAAGGGCAAGAATGCCAAAAAGAAGAATTGA
- a CDS encoding CocE/NonD family hydrolase — MKSLLFLLLPLSVYAARFPEKTPDSPGARMLDRYMQQQTADIEENGGLRDIQTAEDWQAKAPEYRRQLAEMLGLDPMPEKTPLLPTKTGEVKGDGYVIENMHYQAVPGLYVTANLYLPTKVEKPLPTILYVCGHANVVKDGVSFGNKTGYHHHGIWFARHGYACLIIDTVQLGEIRGEHHGTYSKGRWWWFSRGYTPAGLEAWAGIRALDYLETRPEVDKTRFGITGRSGGGAYSWWVAALDDRIKAAAPTAGITSMRNHVVDGCVEGHCDCMFQVNTYRWDYDRLAALVAPRPLLICNTDKDSIFPIDGVFNVYQNVRRIYTLLDKESNIGLQVAEGPHKDLQPLNNGAFHWFERHLKGADSMAVLDEGAKKSLDPAVLKVFKELPKDEKNTTIDESFVPMAESPPAPTAKADWEKQRDGWMKALNEKVFVNWPKETPALTMGKEGSIEQDGIRMTAYDFETDRAFRLRLYITHKEGLRPEDLDLVAMNVLDDQGWKDFNSTYGSRFGKLIELPVAGEADEKAFESEKKMFGTFKWGMAYLCPRGIGPTEWTGSVKAQIQRQRRFYLAGQTLDSMRVWDIRQAVQGFKKIPGLEKTPLWLQAHRDMAANALYASLYEEGITRLDLHDLPTSHQQGPAYLNVMKFLDLPQAAAMAAEKTRVILYTSDSDAWDFPTTTAKNLEWSEKQWSIRKPVQ; from the coding sequence ATGAAGTCCCTCCTCTTCCTCCTGCTGCCGCTTTCAGTGTATGCCGCCCGTTTTCCTGAAAAGACTCCGGATTCACCCGGCGCACGGATGCTGGACCGGTACATGCAGCAGCAGACGGCGGACATTGAGGAAAATGGCGGGCTGAGAGACATCCAGACCGCAGAAGACTGGCAGGCCAAGGCGCCTGAATACCGCCGCCAACTGGCCGAAATGCTGGGCCTGGACCCGATGCCCGAAAAGACCCCGCTGCTGCCCACCAAAACGGGCGAGGTGAAAGGCGACGGTTACGTCATCGAGAACATGCATTACCAGGCCGTGCCCGGTCTGTATGTGACGGCCAATTTATACCTGCCCACGAAAGTGGAGAAGCCGCTGCCGACCATTTTATACGTCTGCGGTCACGCCAATGTGGTGAAGGACGGAGTCAGCTTTGGCAACAAGACGGGCTATCACCATCACGGCATCTGGTTTGCCCGTCATGGGTATGCCTGCCTGATCATTGATACGGTGCAGCTTGGGGAGATTCGCGGAGAACATCATGGCACGTATAGCAAAGGCCGCTGGTGGTGGTTTTCACGCGGCTATACCCCGGCGGGTCTGGAAGCCTGGGCCGGTATCCGCGCTCTGGATTATCTGGAAACCCGGCCAGAGGTGGACAAAACTCGCTTTGGCATCACTGGCCGCAGCGGAGGAGGGGCGTATTCCTGGTGGGTAGCGGCGCTGGATGACCGTATCAAGGCGGCGGCCCCCACCGCCGGCATCACCAGCATGAGGAATCATGTGGTGGATGGCTGCGTTGAGGGTCATTGCGACTGCATGTTTCAGGTGAACACCTATCGCTGGGACTATGACCGCCTGGCCGCCCTGGTCGCCCCGCGGCCGCTGCTGATCTGCAATACGGACAAAGACTCTATTTTCCCCATTGATGGCGTGTTTAATGTCTATCAAAACGTGCGCCGAATTTATACCCTGCTGGATAAAGAGTCCAACATTGGCCTCCAAGTGGCCGAAGGACCGCATAAGGATCTGCAACCGCTGAACAATGGCGCCTTTCACTGGTTCGAGCGTCATTTGAAGGGGGCAGATTCGATGGCAGTGCTGGATGAAGGTGCCAAAAAGTCACTCGACCCCGCCGTGCTGAAGGTCTTCAAAGAACTGCCGAAGGATGAGAAGAACACGACCATTGATGAGTCCTTTGTCCCCATGGCCGAAAGTCCGCCCGCGCCGACTGCCAAGGCGGACTGGGAAAAGCAACGGGATGGCTGGATGAAAGCGCTGAATGAGAAGGTCTTCGTCAATTGGCCGAAGGAGACCCCTGCCCTGACCATGGGCAAAGAAGGCAGCATCGAGCAGGACGGCATCCGCATGACCGCCTATGATTTTGAAACCGATCGGGCTTTCCGGCTACGGCTCTACATCACCCATAAGGAAGGCTTGCGGCCTGAGGACCTGGATCTGGTGGCCATGAATGTGCTGGATGACCAGGGGTGGAAGGATTTCAACAGCACCTATGGCTCGCGTTTTGGCAAACTCATCGAGCTGCCGGTGGCTGGCGAGGCGGATGAAAAGGCCTTCGAGAGCGAGAAAAAGATGTTCGGCACTTTCAAATGGGGCATGGCGTATCTGTGCCCGCGTGGCATCGGCCCGACGGAGTGGACTGGCAGCGTCAAAGCGCAGATCCAAAGGCAGCGCCGGTTTTACCTGGCCGGGCAGACGCTGGATTCCATGCGGGTCTGGGACATCCGCCAGGCGGTGCAGGGATTTAAAAAGATCCCTGGGCTTGAAAAGACCCCTCTTTGGCTTCAGGCGCACCGGGACATGGCGGCGAATGCCCTTTATGCCTCCCTTTATGAAGAAGGCATCACCCGGCTGGACTTGCATGATCTGCCCACCAGCCACCAGCAGGGGCCGGCGTATCTGAATGTGATGAAGTTCCTGGACCTGCCACAGGCGGCGGCCATGGCGGCGGAGAAAACCCGTGTCATCCTTTATACCAGCGACTCCGACGCCTGGGACTTTCCCACGACGACGGCCAAGAACCTGGAGTGGTCCGAGAAGCAGTGGAGCATCCGCAAGCCTGTGCAGTAA